In Gammaproteobacteria bacterium, one DNA window encodes the following:
- the sixA gene encoding phosphohistidine phosphatase SixA, which yields MQKHRLIIMRHAKSDWREEGRPDFDRPLTARGRKAAKQMGQWLKQRPFHIDQILCSPALRTKQTGQLVLEQLNLPQKSMLWESKLYEASLSDLTALIHQYGEGIHTLLLIGHNPGLDQLLCHLSEESPPLNKSGKLLTTAAAAVLDFGTAAISATPHLAHLQHLIRPKEL from the coding sequence ATGCAAAAACATCGGCTGATCATCATGCGGCATGCCAAGTCGGATTGGCGCGAGGAAGGCAGGCCGGATTTCGACCGGCCGCTGACGGCACGCGGCAGGAAAGCTGCAAAGCAAATGGGGCAATGGCTGAAACAACGGCCATTCCATATCGACCAAATACTATGCTCACCGGCGCTGCGGACCAAACAAACCGGTCAATTGGTGCTGGAGCAACTGAACTTGCCGCAAAAAAGCATGCTTTGGGAAAGTAAGCTTTACGAAGCATCATTATCAGACCTGACGGCATTGATTCATCAATACGGCGAAGGCATCCACACCCTTCTCCTCATCGGCCACAATCCCGGTTTGGATCAATTGCTCTGTCATCTATCCGAAGAATCCCCGCCGCTCAACAAGTCCGGCAAGTTACTCACCACTGCCGCAGCCGCTGTACTGGATTTTGGCACCGCAGCCATCTCGGCAACCCCCCATCTGGCACATCTGCAACACTTGATCAGGCCGAAGGAGCTATGA